One segment of Desulfurellaceae bacterium DNA contains the following:
- a CDS encoding phytanoyl-CoA dioxygenase family protein — MHESSARKSGNPFDIQVRDAQRRKGLSSPDERQAVVADVDALKRDGYVVLEGLLDADTLAEVGAEMDRLHRSTPLGVTDFEGFQTRRIYNLMAKTRAADALCSQARIVATVEAYLDGQIQLSSATGITLLASETGQDLHRDDSLYPLPRPRPPLVVGALWAIDAYTAQNGGTMLIPGSHTALEEHVPDEPPVSIVMPAGSVLLFDGGMWHGGGANATDQQRRAISLSYCCAWLRQQENAYLSIPLETVRSLSRPMQCLLGYTTASIMLGQVERRNPIHWFDEA, encoded by the coding sequence ATGCATGAATCCAGCGCCCGCAAGAGCGGCAACCCGTTTGACATCCAGGTTCGCGACGCCCAGCGGCGCAAGGGTCTGTCCAGTCCTGACGAGCGCCAGGCTGTTGTCGCGGACGTAGATGCTCTCAAACGGGACGGCTATGTGGTGCTTGAGGGGCTACTCGACGCCGACACGCTGGCCGAAGTCGGGGCCGAGATGGACCGCCTTCACCGCTCCACCCCGCTCGGCGTCACCGACTTTGAGGGCTTTCAGACCAGGCGGATTTACAATCTCATGGCCAAGACCCGTGCGGCGGACGCCTTGTGCAGCCAGGCCCGGATTGTGGCCACTGTCGAAGCCTATCTGGACGGCCAGATTCAACTCAGCTCGGCGACCGGCATCACCCTGCTAGCGAGCGAGACCGGGCAGGATTTGCACCGCGACGACAGCCTCTATCCGCTGCCCCGGCCGCGGCCGCCGCTGGTCGTCGGCGCCCTGTGGGCGATTGACGCCTACACCGCGCAGAACGGCGGGACCATGCTGATTCCCGGCAGCCATACGGCGCTTGAGGAACACGTCCCGGACGAGCCGCCCGTCAGCATTGTGATGCCGGCCGGCTCGGTGCTGCTGTTTGACGGCGGAATGTGGCATGGGGGCGGGGCTAATGCCACCGACCAGCAGCGGCGAGCCATCTCGCTGTCCTACTGCTGTGCCTGGCTGCGGCAGCAGGAGAATGCCTACCTGTCCATCCCGCTGGAGACGGTGCGCTCGCTGAGCCGCCCCATGCAGTGTCTGCTGGGCTACACCACCGCCTCGATCATGCTGGGACAGGTCGAGCGGCGAAATCCCATTCACTGGTTCGACGAAGCCTAA
- a CDS encoding 3-oxoacyl-ACP reductase FabG encodes MTQLDGRVAIVTGGVQGIGGGVAHSLARAGANIVVAEAVQERIPPAVARLEALGVQALGVQTDVTQADAVDRLVGQTLERFGKIDILVNNAGIVVLKHMRNQTEADWDRVLDVNLKGVFLCCHRVVQEMEKQGSGAIVNIASIAALHYTVPHVPYAASKAGVVALTRDLAYEVAPLGIRVNAIAPGPIETPMMANSLSEEQKAAYAKTVPLGRIGQPQDIGDAAVFLASDAASFITGVTLPVAGGTDLKVGP; translated from the coding sequence ATGACACAGCTCGACGGACGGGTGGCGATTGTCACCGGTGGTGTGCAGGGCATTGGCGGGGGCGTGGCCCACAGCCTGGCCCGGGCCGGGGCCAACATCGTGGTGGCCGAGGCGGTCCAGGAGCGGATTCCCCCAGCCGTGGCCCGCCTCGAAGCGCTGGGCGTGCAGGCCCTGGGCGTGCAGACCGACGTCACCCAGGCCGACGCGGTGGACCGGCTGGTCGGCCAGACGCTCGAGCGCTTTGGCAAGATTGACATTCTGGTCAATAACGCCGGCATAGTGGTCCTCAAGCATATGCGAAACCAGACCGAGGCCGACTGGGACCGGGTCCTGGACGTGAACCTCAAGGGCGTGTTCCTGTGCTGTCACCGCGTTGTCCAGGAGATGGAAAAGCAGGGGAGCGGCGCCATCGTCAATATCGCCTCCATCGCCGCCCTGCACTACACCGTGCCCCATGTGCCCTACGCCGCCTCAAAGGCCGGGGTTGTCGCCCTGACCAGAGACCTGGCCTATGAGGTCGCCCCGCTGGGCATCCGGGTCAACGCCATTGCCCCCGGCCCGATTGAAACGCCGATGATGGCCAACTCGCTGAGCGAAGAACAAAAAGCCGCCTACGCCAAGACGGTGCCGCTCGGCCGCATCGGCCAGCCCCAGGACATCGGCGACGCGGCCGTGTTTCTGGCCTCTGACGCGGCCAGTTTTATTACCGGCGTTACCCTGCCGGTCGCGGGCGGCACAGACCTGAAAGTGGGTCCCTGA